One Salmo trutta chromosome 12, fSalTru1.1, whole genome shotgun sequence genomic region harbors:
- the acsf3 gene encoding acyl-CoA synthetase family member 3, mitochondrial — protein sequence MLPGAVRHSVPLWRSALASGCLQCEAGPGRWLLGQVLRRAYTSTRARQVAAGDSAPVFSRAQVYRDKLAIVDDSGSHSYRDLYGSSRDLAVRIKAALDCPSGDLQGKRISFLCANDASYTVAQWASWMCGGTAVPLYRKHPPSELEYIISDSQSSLLVAGQPYADIMEPLAHRLGLPYLQLPPTSSLSSLLEAPENQPEPGITDWAQRPAMIIYTSGTTGRPKGVLHTHSNIQAMVQGLVSEWGWSRDDVILHTLPLHHVHGIVNKLLCPLWVGATTVMLPTFQPQKVWEVLLSSKAPMVNVFMAVPTIYSKLIQHYEQHFTQPRVQDFVRAVCKERIRLMVSGSSALPQPTLLRWEEITGHTLLERYGMTEIGMALSNPLNGPRIPGAVGVPLPGVEVRIVMTNATSTTIAEGNSRETQVRPGLEGKEGELMVRGDQVFTEYWNKPEATRESFTEDGWFKTGDTAVYKDGVYWIMGRTSVDIIKSGGYKISALEVERHLLAHPDITDVAVIGARDATWGQKVTAVVQLKRGRSMTLSELKTWGREHMAPYTIPTGLVLVEEMPRNQMGKVNKKDLLKHFFPS from the exons GCTGCTTGCAGTGTGAGGCAGGGCCAGGGAGATGGCTGCTGGGACAGGTCCTGAGGAGAGCCTACACCTCCACAAGAGCAAGGCAGGTTGCAGCAGGGGACAGTGCCCCTGTGTTTTCCAGAGCCCAAGTGTACAGGGACAAGCTGGCCATAGTGGACGACAGTGGGAGCCACAGCTACAGGGACTTGTATGGCAGTAGTAGGGACCTGGCTGTGCGTATCAAGGCAGCTCTGGACTGTCCCTCTGGGGACCTGCAGGGGAAGCGCATCTCCTTCCTGTGTGCCAACGATGCCTCGTACACGGTAGCCCAGTGGGCATCCTGGATGTGTGGCGGCACGGCCGTGCCTCTCTACAGGAAGCACCCTCCGTCTGAGCTGGAGTACATCATCTCTGACTCCCAGAGCTCCCTGCTGGTGGCTGGGCAGCCGTACGCAGACATCATGGAGCCACTGGCCCACAGACTGGGACTGCCCTACCTGCAGCTGCCCCCCACCTCCAGCCTCAGCTCCCTGCTGGAAGCCCCAGAGAACCAGCCTGAGCCTGGCATCACAGACTGGGCCCAGCGTCCTGCCATGATCATCTACACCAGCGGCACCACAGGCAGGCCCAAAGGGGTTCTCCACACTCACAGCAACATTCAGGCCATG gttCAGGGTCTGGTGTCAGAGTGGGGCTGGTCCAGAGATGATGTCATCCTTCACACCTTGCCCCTGCACCACGTCCACGGCATCGTCAACAAGCTGCTCTGCCCTCTCTGGGTGGGTGCCACCACCGTCATGCTGCCTACCTTCCAGCCTCAGAAG gtATGGGAGGTCCTCCTCAGCTCCAAGGCTCCTATGGTGAATGTGTTCATGGCTGTTCCAACCATCTACTCCAAGCTGATCCAGCACTATGAGCAGCACTTCACCCAGCCACGCGTCCAGGACTTTGTCAGGGCTGTCTGCAAGGAGAGGATCAG GCTGATGGTGTCTGGCTCGTCCGCCCTGCCCCAGCCCACCCTGCTACGCTGGGAGGAGATCACAGGACACACCCTGTTGGAGCGCTACGGCATGACAGAGATAGGCATGGCCCTGTCCAACCCCTTGAACGGTCCTCGCatcccag gTGCAGTCGGTGTCCCTCTTCCAGGAGTGGAGGTTCGCATCGTCATGACGAACGCAACCAGCACCACCATCGCCGAGGGCAACAGCAGAGAAACTCAG gtGCGTCCAGGGttggaggggaaggagggggagcTGATGGTGCGAGGAGACCAGGTCTTCACAGAGTACTGGAACAAACCCGAGGCCACCAGGGAGTCTTTCACTGAGGACGGCTGGTTCAAAacgg GGGACACAGCGGTCTATAAGGATGGAGTGTACTGGATCATGGGCCGCACCTCTGTGGACATCATAAAGAGTGGAGGCTATAAGATCAGTGCTCTGGAGGTGGAGCGACACCTTCTAGCCCACCCTGATATCACAG ATGTGGCTGTGATTGGTGCTCGGGACGCCACCTGGGGACAGAAGGTGACAGCGGTGGTGCAGCTGAAGAGGGGGCGGAGCATGACCCTGTCAGAGCTGAAGACCTGGGGCAG